The Falco naumanni isolate bFalNau1 chromosome 14, bFalNau1.pat, whole genome shotgun sequence genome includes a window with the following:
- the PLS3 gene encoding plastin-3 isoform X1 → MANTMQISKDELEELKEAFAKIDLNSNGFICDYELHELFKEANLPLPGYKVREIIQKLMIDSDKNKDGKISFEEFVYIFQEVKSSDIAKTFRKAINRKEGICAIGGTSELSSEGTQHSYSEEEKYAFVNWINKALENDPDCRHVIPMNPNTDDLFKAVGDGIVLCKMINLSVPDTIDERAINKKKLTPFIIQENLNLALNSASAIGCHVVNIGAEDLREGKPHLVLGLLWQIIKIGLFADIELSRNEALAALLRDGETLEDLMKLSPEELLLRWANFHLENAGWHKINNFSSDIKLMDFGNSVKDSRAYFHLLNQIAPKGQKEGEPQIDINMSGFNEKDDLRRAEYMLQQADRLGCRQFVTPADVVSGNPKLNLAFVANLFNKYPALTKPENQDIDWTLLEGETREERTFRNWMNSLGVNPHVNHLYGDLQDALVILQLYEKIKVPVDWNKVNKPPYPKLGANMKKLENCNYAVDLGKHPAKFSLVGIGGQDLNDGNPTLTLALVWQLMRRYTLNVLEDLGDGQKANDDIIVSWVNQTLKEAGKSTSIQNFKDKTISTSLAVVDLIDAIQPGCINYDLVKTGHLSEDDKQNNAKYAVSMARRIGARVYALPEDLVEVKPKMVMTVFACLMGRGMKRV, encoded by the exons ATGGCCAACACTATGCAAATCTCCAAAGATGAGCTGGAGGAACTCAAGGAGGCCTTTGCCAAAATTG acctCAACAGCAATGGGTTCATCTGTGACTACGAGTTGCACGAGCTCTTCAAGGAAGCCAACTTGCCTCTGCCTGGGTACAAAGTGAGAGAGATCATCCAGAAACTCATGATTGACAGTGACAAGAATAAAGATGGGAAGATTAGTTTTGAAGAGTTTGTCTAT ATTTTCCAAGAAGTGAAAAGCAGCGATATCGCTAAAACgttcagaaaagcaattaaCAGGAAGGAAGGCATCTGCGCCATCGGGGGCACCTCGGAGCTCTCCAGCGAGGGGACGCAGCACTCCTACTCAG aggaggaaaaatatgCCTTTGTAAACTGGATAAACAAAGCCCTGGAAAATGATCCCGACTGTAGGCACGTTATTCCAATGAATCCAAATACAGATGACCTGTTCAAAGCTGTGGGAGATGGGATTGTGCTATG CAAAATGATCAATCTTTCTGTTCCGGACACGATTGATGAAAGAGCAATTAACAAGAAGAAACTCACCCCATTCATAATTCAG GAGAACCTGAACCTGGCGTTGAATTCTGCATCTGCCATCGGGTGTCATGTTGTCAATATTGGCGCAGAGGACTTGAGGGAAGGGAAACCCCACCTGGTCCTTGGACTTCTCTGGCAGATCATTAAGATTGGCTTGTTCGCCGACATCGAGCTCAGCAGAAATGAAG cACTGGCTGCCTTACTTCGTGATGGTGAAACTCTGGAGGACCTTATGAAACTATCCCCAGAAGAGCTGCTCCTAAGATGGGCCAACTTCCACTTGGAAAACGCAGGCTGGCACAAAATCAATAACTTCAGCTCAGATATCAAG CTTATGGATTTTGGTAATTCAGTAAAG GATTCCAGAGCTTATTTCCACCTTCTGAACCAAATTGCACCTAAAGGGCAGAAAGAAGGAGAGCCTCAGATTGATATTAACATGTCGGGTTTCAAT GAGAAGGATGACTTGCGGAGAGCAGAGTACATGCTTCAGCAGGCAGATCGGCTTGGCTGCCGGCAGTTCGTCACGCCAGCTGATGTGGTCAGTGGCAATCCCAAACTGAACCTGGCTTTCGTTGCCAACCTGTTCAACAAGTACCCAGCACTTACCAAGCCTGAAAACCAGGACATCGACTGGACCCTACTGGAAG GAGAGACACGTGAGGAACGGACCTTCCGCAACTGGATGAACTCCCTTGGTGTGAACCCACATGTAAATCACCTCTACGG CGATCTCCAAGATGCACTGGTAATACTACAATTATATGAAAAAATCAAAGTTCCTGTTGACTGGAATAAAGTTAACAAGCCTCCGTACCCTAAGCTTGGAGCAAATATGAAAAAG CTAGAAAACTGTAACTATGCTGTAGACTTGGGAAAGCATCCAGCTAAATTCTCCCTGGTTGGCATCGGAGGGCAGGATCTGAATGACGGAAACCCAACGCTGACACTAGCTTTAGTCTGGCAGTTGATGAGAAG GTACACGCTGAATGTCCTCGAGGACCTGGGTGATGGTCAGAAAGCTAATGATGACATTATAGTCAGCTGGGTAAACCAGACGCTGAAAGAAGCTGGCAAGTCCACCTCCATCCAGAACTTCAAG GACAAGACCATCAGCACGAGCTTGGCGGTTGTGGATTTAATTGATGCTATACAGCCTGGTTGTATCAACTATGACCTTGTAAAGACTGGTCATCTGTCAGAAGatgacaaacaaaataatgCTAA GTATGCTGTGTCCATGGCAAGAAGAATTGGTGCCAGAGTTTATGCTCTTCCAGAAGATCTTGTGGAGGTGAAACCGAAGATGGTCATGACCGTGTTTGCCTGCTTGATGGGCAGAGGAATGAAGCGAGTATAA
- the PLS3 gene encoding plastin-3 isoform X2, with product MANTMQISKDELEELKEAFAKIDLNSNGFICDYELHELFKEANLPLPGYKVREIIQKLMIDSDKNKDGKISFEEFVYIFQEVKSSDIAKTFRKAINRKEGICAIGGTSELSSEGTQHSYSEEEKYAFVNWINKALENDPDCRHVIPMNPNTDDLFKAVGDGIVLCKMINLSVPDTIDERAINKKKLTPFIIQENLNLALNSASAIGCHVVNIGAEDLREGKPHLVLGLLWQIIKIGLFADIELSRNEALAALLRDGETLEDLMKLSPEELLLRWANFHLENAGWHKINNFSSDIKDSRAYFHLLNQIAPKGQKEGEPQIDINMSGFNEKDDLRRAEYMLQQADRLGCRQFVTPADVVSGNPKLNLAFVANLFNKYPALTKPENQDIDWTLLEGETREERTFRNWMNSLGVNPHVNHLYGDLQDALVILQLYEKIKVPVDWNKVNKPPYPKLGANMKKLENCNYAVDLGKHPAKFSLVGIGGQDLNDGNPTLTLALVWQLMRRYTLNVLEDLGDGQKANDDIIVSWVNQTLKEAGKSTSIQNFKDKTISTSLAVVDLIDAIQPGCINYDLVKTGHLSEDDKQNNAKYAVSMARRIGARVYALPEDLVEVKPKMVMTVFACLMGRGMKRV from the exons ATGGCCAACACTATGCAAATCTCCAAAGATGAGCTGGAGGAACTCAAGGAGGCCTTTGCCAAAATTG acctCAACAGCAATGGGTTCATCTGTGACTACGAGTTGCACGAGCTCTTCAAGGAAGCCAACTTGCCTCTGCCTGGGTACAAAGTGAGAGAGATCATCCAGAAACTCATGATTGACAGTGACAAGAATAAAGATGGGAAGATTAGTTTTGAAGAGTTTGTCTAT ATTTTCCAAGAAGTGAAAAGCAGCGATATCGCTAAAACgttcagaaaagcaattaaCAGGAAGGAAGGCATCTGCGCCATCGGGGGCACCTCGGAGCTCTCCAGCGAGGGGACGCAGCACTCCTACTCAG aggaggaaaaatatgCCTTTGTAAACTGGATAAACAAAGCCCTGGAAAATGATCCCGACTGTAGGCACGTTATTCCAATGAATCCAAATACAGATGACCTGTTCAAAGCTGTGGGAGATGGGATTGTGCTATG CAAAATGATCAATCTTTCTGTTCCGGACACGATTGATGAAAGAGCAATTAACAAGAAGAAACTCACCCCATTCATAATTCAG GAGAACCTGAACCTGGCGTTGAATTCTGCATCTGCCATCGGGTGTCATGTTGTCAATATTGGCGCAGAGGACTTGAGGGAAGGGAAACCCCACCTGGTCCTTGGACTTCTCTGGCAGATCATTAAGATTGGCTTGTTCGCCGACATCGAGCTCAGCAGAAATGAAG cACTGGCTGCCTTACTTCGTGATGGTGAAACTCTGGAGGACCTTATGAAACTATCCCCAGAAGAGCTGCTCCTAAGATGGGCCAACTTCCACTTGGAAAACGCAGGCTGGCACAAAATCAATAACTTCAGCTCAGATATCAAG GATTCCAGAGCTTATTTCCACCTTCTGAACCAAATTGCACCTAAAGGGCAGAAAGAAGGAGAGCCTCAGATTGATATTAACATGTCGGGTTTCAAT GAGAAGGATGACTTGCGGAGAGCAGAGTACATGCTTCAGCAGGCAGATCGGCTTGGCTGCCGGCAGTTCGTCACGCCAGCTGATGTGGTCAGTGGCAATCCCAAACTGAACCTGGCTTTCGTTGCCAACCTGTTCAACAAGTACCCAGCACTTACCAAGCCTGAAAACCAGGACATCGACTGGACCCTACTGGAAG GAGAGACACGTGAGGAACGGACCTTCCGCAACTGGATGAACTCCCTTGGTGTGAACCCACATGTAAATCACCTCTACGG CGATCTCCAAGATGCACTGGTAATACTACAATTATATGAAAAAATCAAAGTTCCTGTTGACTGGAATAAAGTTAACAAGCCTCCGTACCCTAAGCTTGGAGCAAATATGAAAAAG CTAGAAAACTGTAACTATGCTGTAGACTTGGGAAAGCATCCAGCTAAATTCTCCCTGGTTGGCATCGGAGGGCAGGATCTGAATGACGGAAACCCAACGCTGACACTAGCTTTAGTCTGGCAGTTGATGAGAAG GTACACGCTGAATGTCCTCGAGGACCTGGGTGATGGTCAGAAAGCTAATGATGACATTATAGTCAGCTGGGTAAACCAGACGCTGAAAGAAGCTGGCAAGTCCACCTCCATCCAGAACTTCAAG GACAAGACCATCAGCACGAGCTTGGCGGTTGTGGATTTAATTGATGCTATACAGCCTGGTTGTATCAACTATGACCTTGTAAAGACTGGTCATCTGTCAGAAGatgacaaacaaaataatgCTAA GTATGCTGTGTCCATGGCAAGAAGAATTGGTGCCAGAGTTTATGCTCTTCCAGAAGATCTTGTGGAGGTGAAACCGAAGATGGTCATGACCGTGTTTGCCTGCTTGATGGGCAGAGGAATGAAGCGAGTATAA
- the LOC121097539 gene encoding nyctalopin-like → MFFLVIFIFTCAATAGLSLNVSDSCPSMCRCAPEDIIHCNRAGLRALPGEIAASTISLNLSNNYLRILSTSTFRNLTFLHSLWLDGNNLTFLSPGTFHALNSLRELHLSRNPRLTYLHANTFRGLLNLISLDLSHCNIFEIHPLLFSHLPSLETLDLASNNMRYVPQAFRNLSSLTKLSLEGNHIEAIGRDSLKDLETLYDLNLRKNRIWIIQNGAFTKLLRLGTLNLGHNFIADLPNQLFDGLIQLKTMHLEANRITAVNCTFRYLLNLRNLYLNNNQISSISDSAFSYLNKLHFLHLSKNNLSSLPIRLFAELPKLQYVFLSRNPWKCDCKMLWFWRWSTTRRAVIEGLHCAFLGPHNTTALNVPHPGDLTGCTVPPELASEDKCSVASTSIAPGPPALPTKVILLALVCHAWYFARGWNTSVATF, encoded by the coding sequence ATGTTCTTTCTtgttatatttatatttacttgTGCAGCAACGGCTGGGCTGAGCCTAAATGTCTCTGATTCATGCCCAAGCATGTGCAGATGTGCACCTGAAGACATTATCCATTGTAACAGAGCCGGACTGAGAGCCCTCCCGGGAGAAATAGCAGCATCCACCATCTCTCTAAACCTTTCCAATAATTATTTACGGATTCTCTCCACCAGCACCTTCAGAAACCTGACTTTCCTCCACAGCCTCTGGCTAGATGGAAACAATCTGACTTTCCTGTCTCCGGGGACCTTCCATGCTCTCAACAGCCTGCGAGAGCTGCACCTCAGCAGGAACCCACGCCTCACCTACCTGCACGCAAACACTTTCAGAGGACTGTTAAACCTCATCAGCCTGGATTTGTCCCACTGCAATATCTTCGAAATCCATCCGCTTCTATTTTCACACCTGCCTTCTTTGGAAACACTCGATTTAGCCTCCAATAACATGCGGTATGTCCCACAAGCCTTTAGGAACCTCTCCAGCCTCACAAAGCTGTCCCTGGAGGGTAACCACATAGAAGCCATTGGCAGAGATTCCCTGAAGGACCTGGAAACCCTGTACGATCTGAATCTCAGGAAGAATCGGATATGGATCATACAAAATGGCGCTTTTACAAAGCTTCTCAGATTAGGAACGTTAAATTTAGGACACAACTTCATTGCTGATTTGCCTAATCAGCTTTTCGATGGGTTGATCCAGCTCAAGACCATGCACCTTGAAGCCAACAGAATCACCGCTGTCAACTGCACCTTCAGATATCTGCTGAACTTGAGAAACTTGTACCTGAACAACAACCAGATCTCCTCGATCTCAGACTCTGCTTTCTCGTACCTAAACAAGCTGCACTTCCTTCACCTGAGCAAGAATAACCTCAGTTCCCTCCCTATCCGCTTGTTCGCTGAACTGCCAAAACTGCAGTATGTGTTTTTATCCCGCAACCCCTGGAAATGTGACTGCAAGATGCTTTGGTTCTGGCGGTGGAGCACAACACGCAGGGCAGTGATCGAAGGGCTACACTGTGCCTTCCTGGGCCCTCACAACACGACAGCACTCAATGTCCCCCATCCAGGGGACCTGACGGGCTGCACGGTGCCACCTGAGCTGGCAAGCGAAGACAAGTGCAGCGTGGCCAGTACCAGCATTGCTCCTGggcctcctgctctccccaccaAGGTCATCCTGCTGGCGCTTGTCTGCCATGCGTGGTACTTTGCGAGGGGATGGAACACTTCCGTGGCCACGTTTTGA